The genome window GCGGTGAGCATCGCCTCGCTCGAGCGAAGCGCGTGAGTGACGGCGACGTGTCCCCGTCGATCCGTTCCGCCGTCGCTTTCGACGACGACGGTCCGGGTGAGCCCCCCATAGTAGCCGCCGGGTCCTCGCGGAGCGACCGAAAGCGTAAGTGGCGTGCCAGCCCGGAGTGTCCCATCATCGGTCCCCGGCTCGATCCGGGTCTTTCCCGCTGGAAACGCCGCCGCCGCGACGATCGCTTCGTCGATGGCGACCCGAGTCCGTTCGAGGGTCAGTTCCGTCCCGCCGACCTCGAGGTCCCCGTCGGGGTCGACGACGGTCGCCTCGGCGAGCAGTTCGACACCGGCACGGACGCCGGCACTCGCAGCCCGCTGTGCGGCCGCGATCCGGTCGCGTTCTGCTCGTGTTTTCGTCGCTCGAGCCCGTTCGAGGACGTCCGTCGAAGCGAGCGGGAAGCCAGCCTGCTCGAGAAAGAGTGCGGCGTCGTGGGGGAGTCGTGACGGCGTCAGAACGGTTCCTGTGAGCCCGCGGTCGGCGAGGGCATCCGCGACCGCCTCGCCGGGGTGGGCCGTCGACTCGCTCGAGTGGGACAGCCACGTCTCGCGGTCGGGATCGAACGCGACGGCGTGAACGGCTCGACCGACTGCGTCGTCACCGCCGTGTTCGACTGGGGGACAGTACCGGACGTCGGGGTCACGTCGAGTGCCGACGTGGACGAACGCCACGGCGTCGCGACTGGCGAGTTCGTCGGCGAGGGCGGCCTCGAGATGTGTGTGAACCTCCTCGGGCACGGCTCAGGGTGCTTCGGCTTCGACTTCTTCGGCCTCGATCGGCTGCTGGG of Natrarchaeobaculum sulfurireducens contains these proteins:
- a CDS encoding M24 family metallopeptidase, producing the protein MPEEVHTHLEAALADELASRDAVAFVHVGTRRDPDVRYCPPVEHGGDDAVGRAVHAVAFDPDRETWLSHSSESTAHPGEAVADALADRGLTGTVLTPSRLPHDAALFLEQAGFPLASTDVLERARATKTRAERDRIAAAQRAASAGVRAGVELLAEATVVDPDGDLEVGGTELTLERTRVAIDEAIVAAAAFPAGKTRIEPGTDDGTLRAGTPLTLSVAPRGPGGYYGGLTRTVVVESDGGTDRRGHVAVTHALRSSEAMLTADSQSVTAVEADLEAEVRAFGFPEADDVDTRVTGVGLEQYEPPLEGSETIGPGSVVRLEAAARVGDGWIRLADVLAVDDDGVEWLSAPSRALEPSALLE